The Rhizobium leguminosarum DNA segment GCTATCTCGACTATTGGGACGGCGAACCCGGCGCTTGAAGGACCCGATATGACCGACATTCCGACCCTCGAAACGGAGCGGCTGACGCTCCGCCCTCACCGCCTCGACGATTTGGAGATGCATGCCGCGCTATGGGCGGACGAAGACGTCGTTCGTTTCATCAGCGGTGTGCCTTCGACGCGCGAGCAGAGCTGGAGCCGCATGCTGCGGATTGCCGGCATGTGGCACCATATGGGGTTCGGCTTCCTGGCGATCGAGGAAAAGGCGAGCGGCCGGTTCATCGGCGAAGCGGGCTTCATGGAATCCCGCCGCGAGATGACGCCGTCGATCGAGGGGACGATGGAGGTCGGCTGGGCGCTGACGCCCTCGACGCACGGCCGCGGTTATGCCACCGAGGCGCTGACCGCCCTGATCGGCTGGGGGCAAGCGCATTTCCCGGGAAAACCGATGAGCTGCATCATCAGCCCGGAAAACCAGGCGTCGCTCAGGGTCGCAGCCAAACTCGGTTTTCGCGAGACCACGCGCACGCAGTATAACGGCGAGATCATTCAGTTTTCGCGGTAGGGCGCCGCGCTTCCGACAGGACGCGCTAAGGACGCTCTACCACTTTGGATCTGCGCATAATCCTTTCCGAAAATCGATTCCGATTTTCGGGGTTAGGCGGTCGGGAATTCAGCCAGCCGGGCAGCGTAACGGGCCATGGTGTCGACCTCGAAATCGCCGACACCATCCACGGCGTCGCCTTCTTCTACTGGGCAAACCGCCTGATGCTTTCGCTCGGCGAACCGACGCCGGCGAAGTAGCGAAGTTCAGGACTAACCGCGCAAGCGACATCAAACAAGGTTGAGGCAAGGCTGGACAGGTCAAATGGTCCCGCCTTGCAGTCTGTGCGCCGCATAGTCAGCAAGGGTCGTGCCGTGAGCATCACGGTTCGACTATCCCTCTGCCGCAAGGACGCCGCGCCGGACATGAACATGACGAATGCTCTCGACAATCACCTTGCGGCCTATACGGGCGATAACCTCTACGATTTCGACAACCAAATATTGCTGAACTGGTATCCGCCTCGAATTGCCGCCTTATGCGAAGGCGCATCCTCGCTGCTTGAGCTCGGCCTCGGGCATGGATACACGACGTCGATTCTCTCGAAGAATTTCGAACGCCATCTCGTCCTCGACGGCTCGCCAGCTGTCATCGCGAATTTCAAGGCGGCGTATCCAGATTGCCCTGTGGAAGTCCGCGAGACCTATTTCGAGGTCTTCGACACTGGCGAGCGCTTCGACGTCATCGTCATGGGGTTTATCCTCGAACATGTCGACGACCCGGTCCAGATCATGGCGGCCTACAGGAAATTCCTGAAACCGGGCGGACGTATGTTCGTTGCGGTCCCGAATGCCGAGGTGCTCAATCGCCGCCTTGGTCATCTGGCGGGTCTCTTGCCCGACATGCAGGCGCTGTCCGCCAACGATCATTTGCTCGGACATCAGCGCTATTATACGGTCGACACCCTGAAGACGGATATCGATCGGGCTGGCTATGATGCCGCAAGGCTGGAAGGCATCTACCTGAAGCCGTTGACCACGTCTCAGCTCGTCGCTCTCAATCTGAGCGGAGCCATCATCCGAAGCCTCTGCGAGGTCGGAATCAATTATCCCGAGCTTTCCTGCGGCATCCTGGCGGAAATCACCCCACGATGATTGGCGCCGGACCATGCACAATGGCACGTGCCTCGGAGCCACGGATGAAGGTTCTCCTCGTCGGCGGATCATCGGCTTTGGCTCACGCTATTCGCAAACCGCTATCCGCGTCTGCGGAAGTGATCACCGCTGGCCGTACGGAATGTGATATCAGGCTGGATATTGCTGACATCTCGGGTGCGGAACTTCCGTCAGGTATCGATGCCGTGATCAACACGGCTGCCGCGTTCGCCGATTCATCCCTTGCCGATCTGGAGCAGGCGGCAAAAGCGAATGTTCTTGGCCCGGTTTCACTGATGAGACTATGCGAAGCTGCTGAGGTTCAACAACTAGTCCACATCTCCAGCATCTTTGCCGAGCTTGCCCCTACCTCACCTTTCTTCGGCGCCTACGCGCTTTCGAAACGGCATGCAGAGGAATGGCTGGAACTTGCTGCGGCGAGCAGCAGTGTCAAAGTCACTGTGTTGCGACCTTCGCAGTTCTACGGGACGGGTGCGTTCAACCGGCGTCACCAACCGTTCCTGTCGACGATCATCGATCGCGCTAGAAAGGGCGAAGACATTGCGATCTACGGAAACAACGACGCGCTTCGCAATTTCATCCATGTCGATGACGTGGCAGAGGTGATTGTACGCTCCGTCCGGAGGCAGGTTGCCGGCACCTATCGATGCGTCAGTCAGGCGAACCTGCGGTATTCCGATATCGCCAAGGCGGCAATCGAAGCTTTTTCCAGCCGAAGCACAATCAAGTTTCTGAGTGACAAGCCCGATATCGCCGACAATGCCTTCCCACCGGATGAAACGCTTTATCGGCTCGTCGATTATTTTCCGCAGATCTCCTTCAAGAGAGGCATGCAGATGGAAGCAGCTGCGACGAACGGAGCGGCGGCATGAAGACGATACTCGTCTCCGGTGCAAGCGGTATCGTTGGATACGGCATTCTGCGTTCGTTGCGGAAGTCGGGCTATGATTTGCGTCTTGTGGGGACGTCGATATATCCGGAATCGGCTGCGAACGGCTTCAGCGACCTGTTCATTCTGGCGCCGAAGACAACCGATCCGCAGTACATGCCATGGCTACGAGGGGTGATCCATGACCATAGGGTCGACATGGTCATTCCAGGCATAGAAGCCGATCTCTATGCCTGGGTCAGTCAGGCCGCCGAGATAAGGGAGGCAGGCGCCTTGCCGCTTCTCAACAATCTCGATCTGATCGAGACCTGCCGTGACAAATGGGGCTTCTATCAGCGACTGCAGCAGGCAGGCGTCGCTTGCGCGATCGACACGACGCTGGACGACGAATTTGACGTTCTCGAGCGGAGGTACGGACTGCCTTTCATCGTCAAGCCGCGCCGGGGTTTCGGCTCCAAGGGTGTCGTCAAAGTTAGCGCGCCGGAGGATTTCGAAACGTGCCGCCAGGATGTCGGCAAGCTATCCGTTGCGCAGCGCTATACCGGATCCGATGATGCCGAATACACAATCGCCGCTTTCGGAGATGGGCAGGGTCATTTTTCGGCGAGCATGGCCATGCGCCGCCGGCTGTCGAAGGATGGGTTTACCGACGCTGCCGAGGTCGTTTCTATCGGTCCTTTTCTGGATGCGATGGGCGATCTCTGCACTCTTTTCCAGCCGATCGGGCCGACCAATTTCCAGTTTCGTATGGATGGGGGCAAGGCGAAGTTGCTGGAAATTAACCCGCGGATTTCCTCTTCCACGTCCATCCGCACTGCTTTTGGTTACAACGAGAGCGCAATGGCCGTCGGCTACTACCTGTTCGGCGTGCTGCCGGATCAGCCCGTGATCAAGGGCGGCAGGGCAATACGTTACACCGAGGATCTGGTTACATTCGATGATCGCGTTCATTTCTGATATTCACGGCAATTACGAAGCACTGAAGGTCGTGCTGGCTGAGATCGATCGTATGGGCATCGATCGCATCTATTGCGCCGGGGATGTGGTCGGCTACTATTCTCAGGTCAATGAATGTTGCGACGAGCTTCGCGGACGAAACATTCCGGTCGTCATGGGCAATCACGATTGGTACATGGCGGGCGGCGGCTTTTGCGTTCGCTCCCGAAGCGTGAACGATTGCCTCGTCTATCTCCGCCGCGTGATAACCGACGAAAATCTCCAATGGCTGAGGACATTTCCCGTCCAGATGCGAGTAGACGGCGTTCACATGGTGCACGGTGGATGGTCGGATCCGATTGATGAATATCTGGAACCGACGCGCGAATACTTTGATCGCCTCGAGGGCCGTTTCTTCCTCTCCGGTCACAATCACATGCAAAGCCTGCACGACTTCGGGCCCAAG contains these protein-coding regions:
- a CDS encoding NAD-dependent epimerase/dehydratase family protein, with protein sequence MKVLLVGGSSALAHAIRKPLSASAEVITAGRTECDIRLDIADISGAELPSGIDAVINTAAAFADSSLADLEQAAKANVLGPVSLMRLCEAAEVQQLVHISSIFAELAPTSPFFGAYALSKRHAEEWLELAAASSSVKVTVLRPSQFYGTGAFNRRHQPFLSTIIDRARKGEDIAIYGNNDALRNFIHVDDVAEVIVRSVRRQVAGTYRCVSQANLRYSDIAKAAIEAFSSRSTIKFLSDKPDIADNAFPPDETLYRLVDYFPQISFKRGMQMEAAATNGAAA
- a CDS encoding GNAT family N-acetyltransferase — translated: MTDIPTLETERLTLRPHRLDDLEMHAALWADEDVVRFISGVPSTREQSWSRMLRIAGMWHHMGFGFLAIEEKASGRFIGEAGFMESRREMTPSIEGTMEVGWALTPSTHGRGYATEALTALIGWGQAHFPGKPMSCIISPENQASLRVAAKLGFRETTRTQYNGEIIQFSR
- a CDS encoding metallophosphoesterase family protein, translated to MIAFISDIHGNYEALKVVLAEIDRMGIDRIYCAGDVVGYYSQVNECCDELRGRNIPVVMGNHDWYMAGGGFCVRSRSVNDCLVYLRRVITDENLQWLRTFPVQMRVDGVHMVHGGWSDPIDEYLEPTREYFDRLEGRFFLSGHNHMQSLHDFGPKVYCNPGSVGQPRDGDPRAAFATFDVTAFELHRVVYDMQPVFDLMDAAGFNDYYYGGLKTGARNLRRLAD
- a CDS encoding class I SAM-dependent methyltransferase; translated protein: MSITVRLSLCRKDAAPDMNMTNALDNHLAAYTGDNLYDFDNQILLNWYPPRIAALCEGASSLLELGLGHGYTTSILSKNFERHLVLDGSPAVIANFKAAYPDCPVEVRETYFEVFDTGERFDVIVMGFILEHVDDPVQIMAAYRKFLKPGGRMFVAVPNAEVLNRRLGHLAGLLPDMQALSANDHLLGHQRYYTVDTLKTDIDRAGYDAARLEGIYLKPLTTSQLVALNLSGAIIRSLCEVGINYPELSCGILAEITPR
- a CDS encoding ATP-grasp domain-containing protein — encoded protein: MKTILVSGASGIVGYGILRSLRKSGYDLRLVGTSIYPESAANGFSDLFILAPKTTDPQYMPWLRGVIHDHRVDMVIPGIEADLYAWVSQAAEIREAGALPLLNNLDLIETCRDKWGFYQRLQQAGVACAIDTTLDDEFDVLERRYGLPFIVKPRRGFGSKGVVKVSAPEDFETCRQDVGKLSVAQRYTGSDDAEYTIAAFGDGQGHFSASMAMRRRLSKDGFTDAAEVVSIGPFLDAMGDLCTLFQPIGPTNFQFRMDGGKAKLLEINPRISSSTSIRTAFGYNESAMAVGYYLFGVLPDQPVIKGGRAIRYTEDLVTFDDRVHF